TCAAAAGAGAGTTGCTCTGGATTCCCTTCTTTGGTTGGGCTTTAGCTTTGCTCAAGATGATTCACATCAATCGCAACAGCAAAGAAACTGCTGCCATCTCCGTTGTTGGTCAAGGAAAAAAACGCTTAAGTGAAGGTAAATGGATTTTGTTATTTCCAGAAGGGACTAGAACGCCTACCGGATCTCACAAACCCTACAGCAAGGGTGGCGCAAGACTGGCCAGCGCTACTGAAGCTTTGGTGATTCCGATTGCCCACAATGCTGGCCGTTGCTGGCCTAAGAATAGCTTTCTAAAGCAGCCTGGAACAGTGATCTTCTCAATCGGCCCCGCCATTACCTCTGTTGGAAAAACAGGCGGCCAACTTCATCAAGAAGTAGAGAAGTGGATTGAAGCTGAAATGCGGGTGATTGATCCTGCTGCTTACCAGTAAAACCAGAAGCTTAATGGGCTAAAGCTTTAGCCCATTCAATGTAGCGCTCCACCGGAATATCCTGAGCACGCGCTTTTAATTCAGATTCAGATAGAGACAGTCGATCAGCAAAGGCTGATAAGTTCGTACGCAGCATTTTTCTTCTTTGAGAGAATGCTGCGGCTACTACTTTTTCCAAAGCATGCCACTGCGCATTACTTAAGTCGAAATCTCTGCGCGGAATCATGCGCACTACAGCAGAATTGACCTTAGGCTGCGGATCAAAAGCTTCAGGCGGAACTTCTAAAACCTGCTCCATGTCATAGCGGGCTTGCAACATAACAGAAAGCCTACTGAATTCAGATCCGCCAGCCTTAGAGACCATGCGCTCAACTACTTCAGCTTGCAGCATAAATACCTGCTCATCAATCGCATGGGCAGCAGAAACAAGATGAAAGAGCAATGGAGAGGAGATGTTGTAAGGCAAGTTACCAACCACCTTACACAGACCGCTATTGGCTGGACGTGCATTTGCCCATTCCAAGAAATCAAACTTGAGGGCATCTCCCGCAATCACATTGAGACCCGTAAGATTCTCTTGGTTCCAGTAAGCCACCAAATCTCGGTCAATCTCCAAGAGATCTAGGTGCTCTAGGTTACTCAATAAAGGTCTTGTTAATGCGCCAAGGCCAGGGCCAATCTCAATCACATGCATATTTTCACTGGGATTGATTGCCGCAACTATGGAATAAATGACTCCGGAGTCTTGTAAAAAGTTTTGACCAAATCGTTTACGTGCTTGATGCGTCATGTTGATAGATTCTTTGTATTCTTTACGTTTACCGCTAATTGATAGGCTAGTCGCAAAGACTCCAACATACTGCTAGGATCTGCAAGGCCTCTACCGGCAATATCTAGCGCCGTGCCATGATCTACTGAAGTACGAATAATCGGCAGGCCTAGAGTGACATTCACACCACCACCAAAACTGACAAACTTGAATGGCGCCAGACCTTGATCGTGATACATCGCAATAAACGCATCCACGCTATTTAAAGCCCTAGCATCAAACATCGTATCCCCTGGATAAGGTCCACTCACCTGAATACCTAAATCTTTGGCAGCCTCGATAGCAGGAATGATGACATCAATTTCTTCGCGCCCAAGATAACCTGATTCACCCGCATGCGGATTGAGTCCCGCCACCCGAATAACAGGCTTAGCAATGCCAAATTTTGCCCGCAGATCCTGGTCGACCATCTGAATGGTTTCCAGAATATGCTGTTGGCTCAGCGTACTAGGAACCTCCCTCAAGGGCACATGGGTTGTGACTAGAGCCACCCTAAGGTCGCGGCTTTTCTGCAAGCCTAAGAGGCCAGCCGGCAATG
This genomic stretch from Polynucleobacter corsicus harbors:
- the rsmA gene encoding 16S rRNA (adenine(1518)-N(6)/adenine(1519)-N(6))-dimethyltransferase RsmA, which codes for MTHQARKRFGQNFLQDSGVIYSIVAAINPSENMHVIEIGPGLGALTRPLLSNLEHLDLLEIDRDLVAYWNQENLTGLNVIAGDALKFDFLEWANARPANSGLCKVVGNLPYNISSPLLFHLVSAAHAIDEQVFMLQAEVVERMVSKAGGSEFSRLSVMLQARYDMEQVLEVPPEAFDPQPKVNSAVVRMIPRRDFDLSNAQWHALEKVVAAAFSQRRKMLRTNLSAFADRLSLSESELKARAQDIPVERYIEWAKALAH
- the pdxA gene encoding 4-hydroxythreonine-4-phosphate dehydrogenase PdxA yields the protein MIQQPASVNLIISSGEPAGIGPEVSLAAAMAFLQEQPASTITLLGDSGLFSATEIPKELSHRLKLGSIALASPVTAGQLNPANAQYVLNILDAAVRGCLESRFDAMVTAPIQKSVINQGDTSNEDLFTGHTEYLAKLCHQEHVVMMLCATLPAGLLGLQKSRDLRVALVTTHVPLREVPSTLSQQHILETIQMVDQDLRAKFGIAKPVIRVAGLNPHAGESGYLGREEIDVIIPAIEAAKDLGIQVSGPYPGDTMFDARALNSVDAFIAMYHDQGLAPFKFVSFGGGVNVTLGLPIIRTSVDHGTALDIAGRGLADPSSMLESLRLAYQLAVNVKNTKNLST
- a CDS encoding lysophospholipid acyltransferase family protein; this translates as MTFIRSSLFTLFLLIFTPIWSVLCILVFPFLNPENRYRFIGLWNKVVIWILQPLCGIRYEIRGMENMMAVLDKPVVVLSKHQSAYETIFYIALLPKQVCFVFKRELLWIPFFGWALALLKMIHINRNSKETAAISVVGQGKKRLSEGKWILLFPEGTRTPTGSHKPYSKGGARLASATEALVIPIAHNAGRCWPKNSFLKQPGTVIFSIGPAITSVGKTGGQLHQEVEKWIEAEMRVIDPAAYQ